In Pedobacter africanus, a single window of DNA contains:
- a CDS encoding DUF6266 family protein has translation MAVYNKGIFGACKGKIGKLVFYELNGKQVVRTQGKHNRQATVLQLQNRAELNAVMQFLKPIREFVNAGFEKAARGSTKSAYNVAVSYNKRNAVTGTYPDVTIRYESAGLTEGTMNRADAPAVELTTAGLSFSWACPPDLPWPRPNDQVMLLAYFPELQSAEYILYGVARFECAAILSLPAALLTEHMEVYISFIAQDRKQVANSSYLGRFN, from the coding sequence ATGGCAGTATATAACAAGGGCATTTTTGGTGCCTGTAAAGGGAAAATTGGCAAGCTTGTATTTTATGAGCTAAATGGTAAACAAGTGGTGCGCACGCAGGGCAAACACAACCGGCAGGCAACCGTGCTGCAACTGCAGAACAGGGCCGAGTTGAATGCGGTGATGCAATTTTTAAAGCCCATACGGGAGTTTGTTAATGCCGGCTTCGAAAAGGCCGCCAGGGGCAGCACAAAATCGGCCTACAATGTAGCCGTATCTTACAATAAACGAAATGCAGTAACCGGTACCTACCCGGATGTAACGATTAGATATGAAAGTGCAGGGCTAACTGAGGGAACCATGAACCGGGCTGACGCACCTGCTGTAGAACTAACTACGGCCGGCCTGAGCTTTAGCTGGGCCTGCCCGCCCGATTTACCATGGCCCAGGCCCAATGATCAGGTAATGCTTTTGGCTTACTTTCCGGAACTGCAAAGTGCCGAATATATATTGTATGGTGTAGCCAGATTTGAATGTGCAGCCATTTTGAGTTTGCCTGCCGCTTTGTTAACTGAACATATGGAGGTATATATTTCTTTTATAGCACAGGACAGGAAACAGGTTGCGAATAGCAGCTATTTAGGGAGGTTTAATTAA
- a CDS encoding DUF6266 family protein has product MGIQHLGAFGGFVNKTGALVGHRTGGQNVITAIPHPSNKPPTTAQLNQRAKFRLLGSFLRRMTVLIRVGFEESRLQKQSAFSAAFKENYYNAITGVAPNFTINYPMLVYSKGILSGPYTASALAVAGSKIEVTWTAQIATGVGEATDKITVVAYNPAKKQFAMLAGAALRSALTFNLQVPPDWAGDGCHVWASMVSTDGKKASDSQYLGLHTIL; this is encoded by the coding sequence ATGGGAATTCAACACTTAGGAGCCTTTGGTGGCTTCGTGAACAAAACCGGGGCCCTGGTAGGGCACAGGACAGGGGGGCAGAATGTAATTACGGCCATTCCGCATCCTTCAAATAAACCCCCAACAACGGCGCAGTTAAACCAGCGCGCCAAATTTAGGTTATTGGGGAGTTTTTTACGCCGGATGACCGTTTTGATTAGGGTAGGCTTTGAGGAATCCCGCCTGCAAAAGCAGTCTGCTTTTAGCGCGGCCTTTAAAGAAAACTACTACAATGCGATTACTGGTGTAGCGCCAAACTTTACCATTAATTACCCCATGCTAGTGTATAGTAAAGGTATACTTAGTGGACCTTATACTGCAAGCGCACTGGCAGTTGCAGGCTCTAAAATTGAAGTGACCTGGACTGCACAGATTGCAACGGGCGTTGGTGAGGCAACAGACAAAATTACTGTTGTGGCTTACAACCCTGCAAAGAAACAATTTGCAATGCTGGCGGGGGCGGCTTTAAGGTCTGCTTTAACTTTTAACCTGCAGGTACCGCCAGACTGGGCTGGCGACGGATGCCATGTATGGGCAAGTATGGTAAGTACTGACGGTAAAAAGGCAAGTGACAGCCAGTACCTGGGCTTACATACAATTCTTTAA
- a CDS encoding CHAP domain-containing protein encodes MATINFFMGIVCLGVINWHSLHSHSFITFKTYNYEKENNRQNVIEIARKEIGIRETAENSGPRINQYLACVGFKKAAPWCAAFCSWCFRQAGLARPRTAWSPGLFTPARTVKTAKAALVMGIYFPSLQRIGHCGIVERVQGSLVFCIEGNTNVAGSREGDAVLRKARHYRSIAKYAEWL; translated from the coding sequence ATGGCAACAATTAATTTTTTTATGGGCATCGTATGCCTTGGTGTTATTAACTGGCACAGCCTGCATAGCCACAGTTTTATAACTTTTAAAACTTACAATTATGAAAAAGAGAATAATAGGCAAAACGTCATCGAAATTGCCAGAAAAGAAATCGGTATTAGGGAAACTGCTGAAAATAGCGGCCCGAGAATCAATCAATATCTTGCTTGCGTGGGTTTTAAAAAAGCTGCGCCCTGGTGTGCAGCTTTTTGCTCGTGGTGTTTCAGGCAAGCAGGTTTAGCCAGGCCACGGACAGCCTGGAGCCCAGGGCTTTTTACGCCGGCAAGAACGGTTAAAACGGCCAAGGCCGCGCTGGTGATGGGAATTTATTTTCCATCACTGCAGCGCATAGGGCACTGTGGTATTGTGGAGCGGGTGCAGGGCAGCCTGGTGTTTTGCATTGAAGGGAACACCAATGTGGCCGGCAGCCGCGAAGGGGATGCGGTGTTGCGCAAAGCAAGGCATTACCGAAGCATTGCTAAATATGCGGAATGGTTATAG
- a CDS encoding DUF6266 family protein — MGVLRKGIFDGFENKTGALIGRRVKGKNVISAVPHSAAKTRTPAQLDQQLQFKRVVAFMRSFNELIAIGFAKGKNKGNAFNAAVKFNYKHLIGGTSDQAGIACQKLVYSRGCLAGPLAPLISLGTDEIWVSWQQDRQHLFNLGSDKASFLVYCPEKNLVLKFVDVERRAALAYSINLPPGTTGAQCYVFMSFRSADGKNVSDSRFIGLINI, encoded by the coding sequence ATGGGTGTTTTAAGGAAGGGCATATTTGATGGTTTTGAAAACAAAACCGGGGCTTTGATTGGGCGGAGGGTGAAAGGCAAAAATGTGATTAGCGCAGTTCCGCACAGCGCTGCAAAAACCAGAACGCCTGCCCAGCTTGATCAACAATTGCAATTTAAGCGCGTGGTGGCGTTTATGAGAAGCTTTAACGAGTTGATTGCAATTGGCTTTGCAAAGGGAAAAAACAAAGGAAATGCTTTTAATGCAGCTGTAAAGTTTAATTACAAACACCTTATTGGTGGAACAAGCGACCAGGCAGGGATAGCCTGCCAGAAGCTGGTATACAGCCGGGGCTGTCTTGCCGGGCCGCTTGCTCCGCTGATTAGCCTGGGCACTGATGAAATTTGGGTAAGCTGGCAGCAGGACAGGCAACACCTGTTTAACCTGGGCTCAGACAAAGCCAGCTTTTTGGTGTATTGCCCGGAAAAAAATCTGGTATTGAAGTTTGTGGATGTTGAAAGGAGGGCTGCACTGGCCTATAGCATTAACCTACCGCCAGGTACAACTGGCGCCCAATGCTATGTGTTTATGAGTTTTAGAAGTGCAGATGGCAAAAATGTAAGCGACAGCAGGTTTATAGGATTAATTAATATTTAA